The stretch of DNA GAGCACGGTGTTGCCCTTGTCCCGCAGCTGCAGCAGCAGATCGTTCATCCGCTGGATGTCGTGAGGGTGCAGACCAATGGTCGGCTCGTCGAACACGTAGCTGATATCGGTGAGCGACGACCCGAGGTGGCGGACCATCTTCACGCGCTGCGCCTCGCCGCCCGACAGCGTTCCCGATGGCCGATCGAGCGACAGATAGCCGAGTCCGATTTCGACGAAAGAGTCGAGGCTGTGCTGCAGCGCCGCCAACAGCGGCGCGACCGACGGTTCATCTAGGCCCTTGACCCACTCGGCGAGGTCGCTGATCTGCATGGCGCAGGCTTCGGCGATGTTGGTCCCGTTGATCTTCGACGACCGGGCAAGCTCAGACAGCCGGGTGCCGTCACACTCGGGACAGGTTGAGAACGTCACCGCCCGTTCGACAAAGGCGCGGATGTGCGGCTGCATCGCATCGACATCCTTGGCCAGCATCGACTTCTGAATCGCCGGGATCAGGCCCGAATACGTCAGGTTGACGCCATCGACCTTGATCTTCGTCGGCTCCTTGTAGAGCAGGTCGTTCATTTCTTTCTTCGTGTACTTGCGGATCGGCTTGTCCGGGTCGAAGAAGCCGCAACCGCGGAAGATCCGGCCGTACCAACCGTCCATGCTGTAGCCGGGGATGGTCAGCGCGCCCTCGTTGAGCGACTTGCTGTCGTCATAGAGCGCCGACAGGTTGAAGTCGTTGACAGCGCCCCTGCCCTCGCAGCGCGGGCACATCCCGCCGGTGATGGAAAAGCTGCGCCGCTCCTTGACGGTCTTGCCGCCCTTTTCCAGAGTGACGGCGCCCGCGCCGCTGATCGAGGCGACGTTGAACGAAAAGGCCTGCGGCGAACCGATATGCGGCCTGCCCAGCCTGCTGAACAGAATGCGCAGCATCGCGTTCGCGTCGGTGGCGGTGCCGACCGTGGAGCGCGGGTCGGCACCCAACCGGTCCTGACCGACGATGATCGCGGTGGTCAGCCCGTCCAAGACGTCGACGTCGGGCCGCGCCAGCGTCGGCATGAAGCCCTGCACGAACGCGCTGTAGGTCTCGTTGATCAACCGCTGCGATTCCGCCGCGATGGTGTCGAACACCAACGAGCTCTTGCCCGAGCCCGAAACGCCGGTGAATACCGTCAGCCGGCGTTTCGGCAGCTCGATGTTGATGTCCTTGAGATTGTTCTCGCGAGCGCCGTGCACGCGGATGAGGTCGTGGCTATCGGCGGCATGTAGGGCAGGCGAGCGCGTGGACTTGGTTGGCATGCGTCAGCGCAGCTCCTGGATTCGGACCATGTTTCCCGCTGGATCGCGCAGCGCGCAGTCGCGGACGCCGTACGGCTGCTCGGTCGGCTCCTGGACCACCTCGACGTCGCCGGCCTGGATCTGCTCGAAGGTGCTGTCGAGGTCCTTGGTGGCCAGCAGCAGTGTGCCGAAGGTGCCCTTGGCCATCATCTCGGAGATCACGCGACGCTCGTCGTCGGTGAGGCCGGGGGTGGCGGTCGGCGGGTACAGAACGACGTTCGTATCGGGCTGGTCCGGCGGGCCGACGGTGATCCAGCGCATCTTGCCGTTTCCGACGTCGAGGCGCACCTCGAAGCCGAGGGTGTCGCGATAGAACGCCAGCGACTCTTCCGGATCGTCGAGGGGCAACATGCTGGAGTGAATGGTGAGGTTCATGTCGCTCACGTTATGTGCAGCCGAGCGGCGGGCGCTTCTCGATTCCTGATCGGTCTGGTGACTTGTTTCTCGACGCACGATGGAAGGCCGTCAACAGCGCCCGCGGCCCTTTCTCGATAGGAGCTCGGCGACATGCCGACCAGCTCGGTGAAGCGTGTGCTGAAGGTTCCTAACGACGAGCCTCCGACGGCGAAACAGACCTCGGTGACGCTCATGTCGCCCCGGCGCAGCAACGCCATCGCGCGCTCGATCCGCCGCGTCATCAGGTAGGAGTACGGCGACTCCCCGTAGGCGAGTTTGAACTGGCGCGACAGGTGGCCGGCCGACATGTTCACACCGCGTGCCAACGCCTCGACATCCAACGGCTGCGCATACTCACGGTCCATCCGATCACGGACACGACGCAGCAGCTTCAGGTCGCGCAGCCGCTGTGCATCAGGCGTCACACCGGGATCGTACGTCGGGTGTCTACGTCCAGAATTCGTTCATGGGTTGCGCGTAGCGGTCGTTGTTGGTCAGCGGCGGGAGTCCGAGAGAATCCTCGATGGTGCGCAGCAGGCTGTAGTGGTCATAGCGATCATCGGCGACGAACGCGCCACCACGCATCCCGCTGGCGACGGCACCCGGCGACGGGATGACGACTGTGACGATGTGGTTGCCTTGGTTGCCGATGCCCAACGACAGGTTGTTGTAGTCCTCGTCGAATGTCAGGAAGATCGCGCTCTTCTGGGTGGGGTCATTCCACGTGTTGGAGTCCATGATGATGGGCAGCGTCTCGTTGAGCCATGCGTCGCCTGCCGCGACGTTGTATTGGTGTCCGCCAAGGAATTTCGGGGTCAACTGGCTCAGGGCCCATTGGACTATGCCGGTGAGGGTATTGGTGGGACCTTCCATGTTGGTCGCGTCATCGGCGGC from Mycobacterium sp. JS623 encodes:
- a CDS encoding helix-turn-helix transcriptional regulator — its product is MDREYAQPLDVEALARGVNMSAGHLSRQFKLAYGESPYSYLMTRRIERAMALLRRGDMSVTEVCFAVGGSSLGTFSTRFTELVGMSPSSYRERAAGAVDGLPSCVEKQVTRPIRNREAPAARLHIT
- a CDS encoding VOC family protein — encoded protein: MNLTIHSSMLPLDDPEESLAFYRDTLGFEVRLDVGNGKMRWITVGPPDQPDTNVVLYPPTATPGLTDDERRVISEMMAKGTFGTLLLATKDLDSTFEQIQAGDVEVVQEPTEQPYGVRDCALRDPAGNMVRIQELR
- a CDS encoding ATP-binding cassette domain-containing protein translates to MPTKSTRSPALHAADSHDLIRVHGARENNLKDINIELPKRRLTVFTGVSGSGKSSLVFDTIAAESQRLINETYSAFVQGFMPTLARPDVDVLDGLTTAIIVGQDRLGADPRSTVGTATDANAMLRILFSRLGRPHIGSPQAFSFNVASISGAGAVTLEKGGKTVKERRSFSITGGMCPRCEGRGAVNDFNLSALYDDSKSLNEGALTIPGYSMDGWYGRIFRGCGFFDPDKPIRKYTKKEMNDLLYKEPTKIKVDGVNLTYSGLIPAIQKSMLAKDVDAMQPHIRAFVERAVTFSTCPECDGTRLSELARSSKINGTNIAEACAMQISDLAEWVKGLDEPSVAPLLAALQHSLDSFVEIGLGYLSLDRPSGTLSGGEAQRVKMVRHLGSSLTDISYVFDEPTIGLHPHDIQRMNDLLLQLRDKGNTVLVVEHKPEAIAIADHVVDLGPGAGTAGGEVVFEGTVDGLRRSGTLTGQHLDDRARLKESVRKPNGALEIRGANTHNLQDVDVDIPQGVLVVVTGVAGSGKSSLIHGSVAGLDGVVAMDQTPIRGSRRSNPATYTGLLEPIRKAFAKENGVKPALFSANSEGACPNCNGAGVIYTDLAMMAGVATPCDVCEGKRFEASVLKYRFGGSGNSKDISEVLAMSVTDALAFFSDGAAKVPAAHKVLERLADVGLGYLSLGQPLTTLSGGERQRLKLAAQMADKGDVYILDEPTSGLHLADVEQLLALLDRLVDSGKSVIVIEHHQAVMAHADWVIDLGPGAGHDGGRVVFEGTPADLVADRSTLTGEHLAEYVNA